The following proteins are co-located in the Sandaracinaceae bacterium genome:
- a CDS encoding tetratricopeptide repeat protein: MASQTVSHLLGTLQQDPDNDEALQGIAALAGDGSEALDQASVQMLDTARQGHDQRLEYRAVAQILDVEARVWAHDDPDRAATFLKELGHIYREELLDDGRAKDAYERALELRPGDDDVQEAIGQIDQAAERWSDFARRFIEEAESSTDNPSMRSSLLVSAASLIWKYKDEAAEEVDDLFRQALEVAEGDARATRLYEQVLRQRSEWNELVRVLLEAAEKASDKAQKVQFFVRAARVLKNELEDPQRAAASYERVLDYHPGYGEAMTYLAAHFTEQEDWDHLVALYEDALRSRNKLEDEAGALLQIGMVQWRFRDAPDEAEPYFARLRKMDPAHPGMLDFYRAHLAEDPERWVTLLTDAQRVATTDEQKLQLAIELAKAAQGSGSTERAIDAWKIVLRIDPTHPAAPEALKSLYEKTEKWNALVEVLKSEADRIPDEEGDKKVALLRQLVPIYRDKLGLDVMVINTWNAILQLDPNDDEALEALASTYEATGRWNDLIKVLEAKADASEDPEQRVSLYMRVANLWIERFANYNKATTPLEKVIEVEPENREALASLKEIYRKKRAWTHLYDVLSKESQLASDPEARLSYKLELADLAGKRLHRHADAIELWKEILEQDPDNQDALDHLEKLAEREKDWPTLAEVLERRVAESDDDKKKVKTLQKLGVIYGEHLEESIKAASAWKRILDIQPKNGRALRTLRETFVQAQDFEGLEALYAEQDDWDGLVDVLGNAAEKAADEAVKVDLSFRAAAIYEDRLEQPHRAFRSYERVLSVDPTNQRAATALIPIYERDEKHQRLPALYEVLYGHAESDADRLELLRMLRELSLEHLSDEKSAYGYAARAFELAPTDAEVRAALLESAESARAHGPLVELLTARLGVVASDDAAEDEQLWLRRRIASVAGEKLGESEQAVEQLEQILAARPDDEEAAEILEGLYRSAGQHDALRKHLLHRVEHTSADSERLRHLRELARLEEDVLEDTDSAASRHRQILDIDAGDDGALAALDRLALAGERWEELAGIVERRREVADGEEARRELTLRLGEIRATALDDPRGALAAFGEVVRESPEDGRAIAGLELVTEADPSLAAEAGLLLEDAYEAVEAWEKLALVLKRRLDATEDPDDKRALRLRYAELVGAKTGDAEGAYRALERAFLTDPADPELQDRLIEAAEAADAHEALAAAFRSAMESEALSPDEQSAIASKVAHLYDVVLARPDEAEPFHRKVLANDPLDERSFASLKELYTNAERWDDLQALYDRRINETVDAEQKLDLLLQVCFLFEELIDDPQSAIRVYQDVLELDPEHTASRRALERLYERTERWADLVTLLRQELDRANPEEQVGLTQRLGLLHEKKLGEPVRAVDHYEQVLTVEPNHKHAREALERLIDQAAQRQRIARILEPIYEERGDWPELTSVLEVQLEDMSDPGSRVGLLTRIAGLQEDRLHDPSAAFASVARAVKVDPADGMVREELARLARMRDAERERAGVLASALEAAEDDRHLQGELLLELALLWDEGVGDVDEAEGAYRRLIDVDPDNPDAVLTASRALERIHLGQGNHAALAADLERQVRLEHDVDTQRRLLVRLADLREEVLEDVGGAIDAHRRRLELDPGDIDAMKSLERLYEQQGRWNDLIEVLRQRDAAVTDPDEQRAIAKRVGAIYEDQLEDLDNAIVAYNDVLARFDRDAETLTALSRLYEQTEKWQDLLEVAEMVYETVDQPPQRAAVRFQMGEIMRTCTGEVERAVEAYGEVLEVYPDHEGALESLRLVMSADGTAPPAEADAAIDEEAETEPYPPEVDADGDEAAAEAAEADETEEEEPDEPPLEYDLRVRIEAARVLVPRYEMTGDYASLLTALLVLAESDDPLEKFRSLRRAAEAADVGLEDASRSFELMGRAIRAGIAEDDLSVMLRDYRRLADQSERYADYAQLLHDVAPEILDGDLQVYTFAQIAEVARTHLDDAEMSRRHWDRVLEVQPDNRQALDALEALTAEADDHVALLDVLRRKTELADGPEARVALLLRRAELCETKLDELPSAIDCYEQALVETKPREAYDGLERLYAKSERWPDLAMHYERMLDEGVGDAVELRHRLGITQLDRLEDAWAAIEQFSAALQLDVTHAPSIAALERLMEREDHRAQAAEILEPVFLQQMAWDKVTACLEARIAAEGDVEERKAHLQRLGQIHEDYLEDLDGALESYARLFREDPRDEGTWETLSRLARVLEKYDRLAEIYEGALEDISVDDEQTAKLAVTAAQLHDQRTGDLEASARLYDRALRFEPGDHGVFVALESVLERREAWDSLLALYREQAQVAEEEQDRIALLRKSARLLEGQLGKPDRAIETYRDILVVDPEDPNAIAALDELLTAQERWPELADHLRHQIELAVGEPDENDLKLKLGQTLQHRMEDVFGAIDVYEEITQDDPHHTDTVAALEKLVQQPEHQLRIIQILEPIYLATDQWRKRIAVYEAQVGVIDDPYDKVRLLSQIAELHETRSQDMQLAFHAWARAMAVEPPNQEVRDQVDRIANQLGTWDAHVAAYEQALTQATDPTVQSALLGRMARVHDEKRGDPRSAIETYERLLEIDLDDPSPLDSLEALHTMVGDWRGLVDVLQRKTQRAFDPAERGELLRRAGSVLEELLQDRAGAVEAYRAALLEDEMDDIALEALDRLYTTAGDHEQLGDVLQRRLDIEQDPELRVDLALRLGREYEEHLRRPEEAIDAYRRVLDDAPEHSDAALALARLYERQRMWPELLENLRMQAAVQEDPQLRVQLLYRAGEVLEREMGDVLTALPTYEEVLQLDTHFEPAIDALLRISKLEDYRVQASEIVEPLLRTQERWDELAELLEGKVSAAYDPEDKRVELRRLAEVHELGRHDKGAAFKALSRALAEDPADGQTADDIERLTAELGQWDKAADVFAERASSVLDPDTSRALYNRLARIAEQHLEDDARAVEAYTRAIEQAGDDPDSLAALDRLYTKLQAWSELGEILDRRIQASMDPVERSELLVRLGTLKQSQFADLRGAFRAFQEVLDREPSEPRAVAAMESLLEDDELAPDVVEVLEPVYRQTEATEKVAALYDVRIHLAETTGERVRFLQDQALVYENELGDTARALDALRRAFELDPRDEALANDLERLAPTVEGGWESLRGLIERVLEKDDGDMDRMAVRDLNMRGARWYRDHLADPEAAERRYRAAVTADPDTREAHESLVAILRAPGREEELLAALVHWAEVDFDEDAKKDRLREAAAIAESSLGKPEQAIACFDKILEADPTDAVALDALVRLEGAAGKHARVAELLERRIDVEMDPDRRVALRKQLAASFAELGRTEDAIDAWRGALDEEPTDLESIGALEALYETTERWGELEELVQRRLDVAETPAERIAARVRLARLMESRFGRREEAMDQLREILEEDPGNADALDELERLHTVGEEWDALVELLERRIGDAAQAGDADAELSMLVRLAGVHVEQRGDEERGIGIYGRVLERDPNHVGALAALVTLHEGRQEWGPQADVLERLEQVQQGADAIATARAIAALAEEKLEDPVRAEAALRRAFELDGGTAESRDALKAHYEKHGQADKLAMMLTMDEAETEDPKEKVALLKRIADLYSGPLSDPGSAAQYLERASQLDPEDRDVLLPLCDLYIAAGRQTDAIPVLEQIVASYGSRRNKEVAVYHHRLGRAKESMGDLEGAMESYDAAFKIDLTNVVVLTDLGRLCLTRGDLDRAQKTFRALLLQKLQPEDGITKADVYFYLGDISAKQGDERKAISMLERALAENKEHEEATALLAQLKG, translated from the coding sequence ATGGCGTCGCAGACCGTTTCGCACCTCTTGGGGACCCTTCAGCAGGACCCCGACAACGACGAGGCGCTCCAAGGGATCGCCGCCCTCGCGGGGGACGGCTCCGAGGCGCTGGACCAAGCCTCGGTCCAGATGCTCGACACCGCGCGCCAGGGGCACGACCAGCGCCTGGAGTACCGCGCGGTGGCGCAGATCCTGGACGTCGAGGCGCGCGTCTGGGCGCACGACGATCCGGACCGCGCGGCCACGTTCCTCAAGGAGCTCGGCCACATCTATCGCGAGGAGCTGCTCGACGACGGACGCGCGAAGGACGCCTACGAGCGCGCGCTCGAGCTGCGCCCGGGCGACGACGACGTCCAGGAGGCGATCGGGCAGATCGACCAGGCCGCCGAGCGCTGGAGTGACTTCGCCCGCCGCTTCATCGAGGAGGCCGAGAGCAGCACCGACAACCCGTCGATGCGCTCCTCGCTGCTCGTCAGCGCCGCGTCGCTCATCTGGAAGTACAAGGACGAGGCGGCCGAGGAGGTCGACGACCTTTTCCGGCAGGCGCTCGAGGTGGCCGAGGGAGACGCGCGCGCGACGCGGCTCTACGAGCAGGTGCTCCGCCAGCGGAGCGAGTGGAACGAGCTCGTGCGCGTGCTGCTCGAGGCGGCCGAGAAGGCGAGCGACAAGGCGCAGAAGGTGCAGTTCTTCGTGCGCGCGGCGCGCGTGCTGAAGAACGAGCTGGAGGACCCGCAGCGCGCGGCCGCGAGCTACGAGCGCGTGCTGGACTACCATCCCGGCTACGGCGAGGCGATGACCTACCTCGCCGCGCACTTCACCGAGCAAGAGGACTGGGACCACCTGGTCGCGCTCTACGAGGACGCGCTCCGCTCGCGCAACAAGCTCGAGGACGAGGCCGGCGCGCTGCTCCAGATCGGCATGGTGCAGTGGCGCTTCCGCGACGCACCCGACGAGGCCGAGCCGTACTTCGCGCGCCTGCGCAAGATGGACCCGGCCCACCCCGGGATGCTCGACTTCTATCGCGCGCACCTCGCCGAGGACCCCGAGCGCTGGGTCACGCTCCTGACCGACGCGCAGCGCGTCGCCACGACCGACGAGCAGAAGCTGCAGCTCGCGATCGAGCTCGCCAAGGCCGCGCAGGGATCGGGCAGCACGGAGCGCGCGATCGACGCCTGGAAGATCGTGCTCCGGATCGATCCGACGCACCCGGCGGCGCCCGAAGCGCTCAAGTCGCTCTACGAGAAGACCGAGAAGTGGAACGCGCTCGTCGAGGTGCTCAAGTCCGAGGCCGACCGGATCCCCGACGAGGAGGGTGACAAGAAGGTTGCCTTGCTTCGGCAGCTCGTCCCCATCTATCGGGACAAGCTCGGGCTCGACGTGATGGTGATCAACACCTGGAACGCCATCCTCCAGCTCGACCCGAACGACGACGAGGCCCTCGAGGCGCTCGCGTCGACGTACGAGGCGACGGGGCGCTGGAACGACCTCATCAAGGTGCTCGAGGCCAAGGCGGACGCGAGCGAAGACCCCGAGCAGCGGGTGTCGCTCTACATGCGGGTCGCCAACCTCTGGATCGAGCGCTTCGCCAACTACAACAAGGCGACCACGCCGCTCGAGAAGGTGATCGAGGTCGAGCCGGAGAACCGCGAGGCGCTCGCGAGCCTCAAGGAGATCTACCGAAAGAAGCGCGCCTGGACGCACCTCTACGACGTGCTGAGCAAGGAGAGCCAGCTCGCGAGCGACCCGGAGGCGCGGCTCAGCTACAAGCTCGAGCTGGCCGACCTCGCGGGCAAGCGGCTGCACCGGCACGCCGACGCCATCGAGCTCTGGAAGGAGATCCTCGAGCAGGATCCCGACAACCAGGACGCCCTCGATCACCTCGAGAAGCTGGCCGAGCGCGAGAAGGACTGGCCGACCCTCGCGGAGGTGCTCGAGCGCCGGGTCGCGGAGTCCGACGACGACAAGAAGAAGGTCAAGACCCTCCAGAAGCTCGGCGTGATCTACGGCGAGCACCTCGAGGAGTCGATCAAGGCGGCGAGCGCCTGGAAGCGCATCCTCGACATCCAGCCGAAGAACGGTCGAGCGCTGCGGACGCTGCGCGAGACGTTCGTGCAGGCGCAGGACTTCGAGGGGCTCGAGGCGCTCTACGCGGAGCAGGACGACTGGGACGGCCTGGTCGACGTGCTCGGCAACGCGGCCGAGAAGGCCGCGGACGAGGCGGTCAAGGTGGACCTGAGCTTCCGCGCCGCGGCCATCTACGAGGATCGCCTCGAGCAGCCGCACCGCGCCTTCCGATCCTACGAGCGCGTGCTGAGCGTCGATCCGACGAACCAGCGCGCCGCGACGGCCCTCATCCCGATCTACGAGCGCGACGAGAAGCACCAGCGCCTGCCCGCGCTCTACGAGGTGCTCTACGGGCACGCCGAGAGCGACGCGGACCGGCTGGAGCTGCTGCGCATGCTGCGTGAGCTCAGCCTCGAACACCTCTCGGACGAGAAGAGCGCCTACGGTTACGCGGCCCGCGCGTTCGAGCTCGCGCCCACCGACGCGGAGGTCCGCGCGGCGCTCCTCGAGTCGGCCGAGAGCGCGCGCGCGCATGGCCCGCTCGTCGAGCTGCTCACGGCGCGCCTGGGCGTGGTGGCCAGCGACGACGCGGCGGAGGACGAGCAGCTCTGGCTGCGCCGGCGCATCGCGAGCGTGGCGGGCGAGAAGCTCGGTGAGTCCGAGCAGGCCGTCGAGCAGCTCGAGCAGATCCTCGCGGCGCGTCCCGACGACGAGGAGGCGGCCGAGATCCTCGAGGGGCTCTACCGCTCCGCAGGCCAGCATGACGCCTTGCGCAAGCATCTGCTCCACCGGGTCGAGCACACCTCGGCCGACAGCGAGCGGCTGCGGCACCTCCGCGAGCTGGCGCGGCTCGAGGAGGACGTGCTCGAAGACACGGACTCCGCGGCGTCGCGGCACCGACAGATCCTCGACATCGACGCAGGAGACGACGGCGCCCTCGCGGCGCTCGACCGCCTCGCGCTGGCAGGGGAGCGCTGGGAAGAGCTCGCCGGCATCGTCGAGCGTCGACGCGAGGTGGCCGACGGCGAGGAGGCGCGGCGAGAGCTGACGCTCCGCCTGGGCGAGATCCGCGCGACCGCGCTCGACGATCCCCGCGGGGCCCTCGCGGCCTTCGGCGAGGTCGTGCGAGAGAGCCCCGAGGACGGGCGCGCCATCGCCGGCCTCGAGCTCGTCACCGAAGCCGACCCGTCGCTCGCCGCGGAGGCAGGGCTGCTCCTCGAGGACGCGTACGAGGCGGTCGAGGCGTGGGAGAAGCTCGCGCTGGTCCTGAAGCGTCGGCTGGACGCGACCGAGGATCCCGACGACAAGCGGGCCCTTCGCCTGCGCTACGCGGAGCTCGTCGGGGCGAAGACCGGAGACGCCGAGGGCGCCTACCGCGCGCTCGAGCGAGCGTTCCTGACCGACCCGGCCGACCCGGAGCTCCAGGACCGGCTCATCGAGGCGGCCGAGGCGGCGGACGCGCACGAGGCCTTGGCGGCCGCGTTCCGCTCCGCGATGGAGAGCGAGGCCTTGTCGCCCGACGAGCAGTCCGCGATCGCGTCGAAGGTGGCTCACCTCTACGACGTCGTGCTCGCCCGCCCGGACGAGGCGGAGCCTTTCCACCGAAAGGTGCTCGCGAACGATCCGCTCGACGAGCGCTCCTTCGCCTCCCTCAAGGAGCTCTACACGAACGCGGAGCGCTGGGACGACCTCCAGGCGCTCTACGATCGGCGCATCAACGAGACGGTCGACGCGGAGCAGAAGCTCGATCTCTTGCTGCAGGTCTGCTTCCTCTTCGAGGAGCTCATCGACGACCCGCAGTCGGCCATCCGGGTCTACCAGGACGTGCTCGAGCTGGATCCCGAGCACACGGCGTCGCGTCGCGCGCTCGAGCGGCTCTACGAGCGGACGGAGCGCTGGGCCGACCTGGTCACGCTGCTCCGCCAGGAGCTCGATCGCGCCAACCCCGAGGAGCAGGTCGGCCTGACCCAGCGGCTCGGCCTCCTCCACGAGAAGAAGCTCGGGGAGCCGGTGCGCGCGGTCGATCACTACGAGCAGGTGCTGACCGTCGAGCCGAACCACAAGCACGCGCGCGAGGCGCTCGAGCGGCTGATCGATCAGGCCGCGCAGCGGCAGCGCATCGCCCGCATCCTCGAGCCCATCTACGAGGAGCGCGGCGACTGGCCCGAGCTCACCTCGGTGCTCGAGGTCCAGCTCGAGGACATGTCGGATCCCGGCTCGAGGGTGGGGCTCCTGACGCGGATCGCGGGGCTGCAGGAGGACCGCCTCCACGACCCGAGCGCGGCGTTCGCGAGCGTCGCGCGCGCGGTGAAGGTCGACCCGGCCGACGGCATGGTGCGCGAGGAGCTGGCCCGACTGGCCCGCATGCGCGACGCCGAGCGCGAGCGCGCCGGGGTGCTGGCGTCCGCGCTCGAGGCGGCCGAGGACGACCGCCACCTCCAGGGCGAGCTGCTGCTCGAGCTGGCGTTGCTGTGGGACGAGGGCGTGGGAGACGTCGACGAGGCCGAGGGCGCCTACCGGCGGCTCATCGACGTCGACCCCGACAACCCGGACGCCGTGCTCACCGCGTCGCGCGCGCTGGAGCGCATCCACCTCGGGCAGGGCAACCACGCCGCGCTCGCCGCCGACCTCGAGCGCCAGGTGCGGCTCGAGCACGACGTCGACACGCAGCGTCGCTTGCTCGTCCGCCTCGCCGACCTGCGCGAGGAGGTGCTCGAGGACGTCGGCGGCGCGATCGACGCGCACCGTCGCCGGCTCGAGCTCGACCCGGGCGACATCGACGCGATGAAGTCGCTCGAGCGGCTCTACGAGCAGCAGGGGCGCTGGAACGACCTCATCGAGGTCCTGCGTCAGCGCGACGCGGCGGTCACCGACCCGGACGAGCAGCGCGCCATCGCGAAGCGGGTCGGCGCGATCTACGAAGACCAGCTCGAGGACCTCGACAACGCGATCGTCGCCTACAACGACGTGCTCGCGCGCTTCGATCGAGACGCCGAGACGCTGACGGCGCTGTCGCGCCTCTACGAGCAGACCGAGAAGTGGCAGGACCTGCTCGAGGTCGCGGAGATGGTCTACGAGACCGTCGACCAGCCGCCGCAGCGCGCGGCGGTGCGCTTCCAGATGGGCGAGATCATGCGCACCTGCACCGGTGAGGTGGAGCGCGCGGTCGAGGCCTACGGCGAGGTCCTCGAGGTCTATCCCGATCACGAAGGCGCGCTCGAGTCCTTGCGCCTGGTGATGAGCGCCGACGGCACCGCGCCGCCCGCGGAGGCCGACGCCGCGATCGACGAGGAGGCGGAGACCGAGCCGTACCCGCCCGAGGTGGACGCCGACGGCGACGAGGCCGCCGCGGAGGCGGCGGAGGCCGACGAGACCGAGGAGGAGGAGCCGGACGAGCCGCCGCTCGAGTACGACCTGCGGGTCCGCATCGAGGCCGCGCGCGTGCTCGTGCCCCGCTACGAGATGACCGGGGACTACGCGTCCCTCCTCACCGCGCTCCTGGTGCTCGCGGAGTCCGACGATCCGCTCGAGAAGTTCCGCTCGCTGCGCCGCGCGGCGGAGGCGGCGGACGTCGGGCTCGAGGACGCCTCGCGCTCGTTCGAGCTGATGGGTCGCGCCATCCGCGCGGGCATCGCCGAGGACGATCTCTCGGTCATGCTCCGCGACTATCGGCGGCTCGCCGACCAGTCCGAGCGCTACGCCGACTACGCGCAGCTCCTGCACGACGTGGCGCCCGAGATCCTCGACGGCGACTTGCAGGTCTACACCTTCGCGCAGATCGCCGAGGTGGCCCGCACGCACCTCGACGACGCGGAGATGAGCCGGCGCCACTGGGACCGCGTGCTCGAGGTCCAGCCGGACAACCGCCAGGCGCTCGACGCGCTCGAGGCGCTCACGGCCGAGGCCGACGATCACGTCGCGCTCCTCGACGTCCTGCGACGCAAGACGGAGCTGGCCGACGGCCCCGAGGCGCGGGTGGCGCTGCTGCTCCGCCGGGCCGAGCTGTGCGAGACCAAGCTGGACGAGCTCCCGTCGGCGATCGACTGCTACGAGCAGGCGCTGGTCGAGACCAAGCCCCGCGAGGCCTACGATGGGCTCGAGCGGCTCTACGCGAAGTCGGAGCGCTGGCCCGACCTGGCCATGCACTACGAGCGCATGCTCGACGAGGGCGTGGGCGACGCGGTGGAGCTGCGGCATCGGCTCGGCATCACGCAGCTGGATCGGCTCGAGGACGCGTGGGCTGCGATCGAGCAGTTCAGCGCCGCGCTTCAGCTCGACGTCACGCACGCGCCCAGCATCGCCGCCCTCGAGCGGCTGATGGAGCGCGAGGACCACCGCGCGCAGGCGGCCGAGATCCTCGAGCCCGTGTTCCTCCAGCAGATGGCGTGGGACAAGGTCACCGCGTGCCTCGAGGCGCGCATCGCGGCCGAGGGCGACGTCGAGGAGCGCAAGGCCCACCTCCAGCGGCTCGGGCAGATCCACGAGGACTACCTCGAGGATCTCGACGGCGCGCTCGAGAGCTACGCGCGCCTCTTCCGTGAGGACCCGCGGGACGAGGGGACGTGGGAGACCCTGTCGCGGCTCGCGCGCGTGCTCGAGAAGTACGACCGGCTCGCCGAGATCTACGAGGGCGCGCTCGAGGACATCTCGGTCGACGACGAGCAGACGGCGAAGCTCGCGGTCACCGCCGCGCAGCTCCACGACCAGCGCACCGGAGACCTCGAGGCCTCGGCCCGGCTCTACGACCGCGCGCTGCGCTTCGAGCCGGGAGACCACGGCGTCTTCGTGGCGCTCGAGTCCGTGCTCGAGCGGCGCGAGGCGTGGGACTCGCTCCTCGCCCTCTACCGCGAGCAGGCGCAGGTCGCCGAAGAGGAGCAGGACCGCATCGCGCTCCTCCGGAAGAGCGCCCGGCTCCTCGAGGGGCAGCTCGGCAAGCCCGACCGCGCCATCGAGACCTACCGCGACATCCTCGTGGTCGACCCCGAGGACCCGAACGCCATCGCGGCGCTCGACGAGCTGCTCACCGCGCAGGAGCGCTGGCCCGAGCTCGCCGATCACCTCCGACACCAGATCGAGCTCGCGGTCGGCGAGCCGGACGAGAACGACCTCAAGCTGAAGCTCGGCCAGACGCTCCAGCACCGCATGGAGGACGTCTTCGGCGCGATCGACGTCTACGAGGAGATCACGCAGGACGACCCGCACCACACCGACACCGTGGCCGCGCTCGAGAAGCTCGTGCAGCAGCCCGAGCACCAGCTGCGGATCATCCAGATCCTCGAGCCCATCTACCTCGCGACCGACCAGTGGCGGAAGCGCATCGCGGTCTACGAGGCCCAGGTCGGGGTCATCGACGATCCGTACGACAAGGTGCGGCTGCTCTCGCAGATCGCCGAGCTCCACGAGACGCGCTCGCAGGACATGCAGCTCGCCTTCCACGCGTGGGCCCGCGCGATGGCGGTCGAGCCCCCCAACCAGGAGGTGCGCGACCAGGTCGACCGCATCGCCAACCAGCTGGGCACGTGGGACGCGCACGTCGCCGCCTACGAGCAGGCGCTGACGCAGGCGACGGACCCGACGGTGCAGAGCGCCTTGCTGGGTCGAATGGCCCGCGTGCACGACGAGAAGCGCGGTGACCCGCGCAGCGCCATCGAGACCTACGAGCGCCTGCTCGAGATCGACCTCGACGACCCGAGCCCCCTCGACTCGCTCGAGGCGCTCCACACGATGGTGGGCGACTGGCGCGGGCTGGTCGACGTGCTCCAGCGCAAGACCCAGCGCGCGTTCGATCCCGCGGAGCGGGGTGAGCTGCTCCGCCGCGCCGGCTCGGTGCTCGAGGAGCTCCTCCAGGATCGCGCGGGCGCGGTCGAGGCGTACCGCGCGGCGCTCCTCGAAGACGAGATGGACGACATCGCGCTCGAGGCGCTCGACCGCCTCTACACGACCGCGGGGGACCACGAGCAGCTCGGCGACGTGCTGCAGCGCCGGCTCGACATCGAGCAGGATCCCGAGCTCCGCGTCGACCTCGCGCTCCGGCTCGGGCGCGAATACGAGGAGCACCTGCGCCGGCCCGAGGAGGCGATCGACGCCTACCGCCGCGTGCTCGACGACGCGCCGGAGCACTCGGACGCGGCGCTCGCCCTCGCGCGCCTCTACGAGCGGCAGCGCATGTGGCCCGAGCTGCTCGAGAACCTGCGCATGCAGGCGGCGGTTCAAGAGGACCCGCAGCTCCGCGTGCAGCTCCTCTACCGCGCGGGCGAGGTGCTCGAGCGGGAGATGGGCGACGTCTTGACGGCGCTCCCGACGTACGAGGAGGTGCTGCAGCTCGACACGCACTTCGAGCCCGCGATCGACGCGCTGCTGCGCATCAGCAAGCTCGAGGACTATCGAGTCCAGGCCTCCGAGATCGTCGAGCCGCTCTTGCGCACGCAGGAGCGCTGGGACGAGCTCGCCGAGCTGCTCGAGGGCAAGGTGAGCGCGGCCTACGATCCCGAGGACAAGCGCGTGGAGCTGCGCCGCCTCGCCGAGGTCCACGAACTCGGCCGCCACGACAAGGGCGCGGCCTTCAAGGCGCTCTCACGCGCGCTCGCGGAGGATCCGGCGGACGGGCAGACGGCGGACGACATCGAGCGCCTCACGGCGGAGCTCGGTCAGTGGGACAAGGCGGCCGACGTCTTCGCGGAGCGCGCGTCGAGCGTGCTCGACCCCGACACCTCGCGCGCGCTCTACAACCGCCTCGCGCGGATCGCCGAGCAGCACCTCGAGGACGACGCGCGCGCGGTGGAGGCCTACACGCGGGCCATCGAGCAGGCGGGCGACGACCCCGACTCGCTCGCCGCGCTCGACCGGCTCTACACGAAGCTGCAGGCGTGGTCGGAGCTGGGAGAGATCCTCGACCGCCGCATCCAGGCGTCGATGGACCCGGTGGAGCGGAGCGAGCTGCTCGTCCGGCTGGGCACGCTCAAGCAGTCTCAGTTCGCCGACCTCCGCGGCGCCTTCCGCGCCTTCCAGGAGGTCCTCGACCGCGAGCCCAGCGAGCCGCGCGCCGTGGCCGCGATGGAGTCGCTCCTCGAGGACGACGAGCTGGCCCCGGACGTGGTGGAGGTGCTCGAGCCGGTCTACCGGCAGACGGAGGCGACGGAGAAGGTCGCCGCCCTCTACGACGTACGCATCCACCTGGCCGAGACCACGGGGGAGCGGGTGCGCTTCCTCCAGGATCAGGCGCTGGTCTACGAGAACGAGCTGGGCGACACCGCCCGGGCGCTCGACGCGCTTCGCCGCGCGTTCGAGCTCGATCCCCGCGACGAGGCGCTGGCGAATGACCTCGAGCGCCTCGCCCCCACGGTCGAGGGGGGCTGGGAGTCGCTGCGCGGCCTGATCGAGCGCGTGCTCGAGAAGGACGACGGGGACATGGACCGCATGGCGGTGCGTGACCTGAACATGCGCGGCGCCCGTTGGTACCGCGATCACCTCGCCGACCCGGAGGCGGCGGAGCGTCGCTACCGCGCGGCCGTCACCGCCGACCCGGACACCCGCGAGGCGCACGAGAGCCTCGTGGCCATCCTGCGGGCACCGGGGCGGGAAGAGGAGCTGCTCGCGGCGCTGGTGCACTGGGCCGAGGTCGACTTCGACGAAGACGCCAAGAAGGACCGCCTCCGCGAGGCGGCGGCGATCGCGGAGAGCTCGCTCGGCAAGCCGGAGCAGGCCATCGCGTGCTTCGACAAGATCCTCGAGGCGGACCCGACGGACGCCGTGGCGCTCGACGCGCTCGTCCGGCTCGAGGGCGCGGCGGGCAAGCACGCGCGTGTCGCCGAGCTGCTCGAGCGGCGGATCGACGTCGAGATGGATCCGGACCGACGCGTCGCCCTGCGCAAGCAGCTCGCGGCGAGCTTCGCGGAGCTCGGGCGCACCGAGGACGCCATCGACGCGTGGCGCGGCGCGCTCGACGAGGAGCCGACCGATCTCGAGTCGATCGGCGCGCTCGAGGCGCTCTACGAGACCACGGAGCGCTGGGGCGAGCTCGAGGAGCTGGTGCAGCGTCGCCTGGACGTGGCCGAGACGCCGGCGGAGCGGATCGCGGCGAGGGTGCGGCTCGCGCGCCTGATGGAGTCGCGCTTCGGCCGCCGCGAGGAGGCGATGGACCAGCTGCGCGAGATCCTCGAGGAGGATCCCGGCAACGCGGACGCGCTCGACGAGCTCGAGCGCCTCCACACGGTGGGCGAGGAGTGGGACGCGCTCGTCGAGCTGCTCGAGCGCCGCATCGGCGACGCGGCGCAGGCCGGCGACGCGGACGCGGAGCTGTCGATGCTGGTCCGGCTCGCCGGCGTGCACGTCGAGCAGCGCGGCGACGAGGAGCGCGGCATCGGCATCTACGGACGCGTCCTGGAGCGCGACCCGAACCACGTCGGCGCGCTCGCCGCGCTCGTGACGCTCCACGAGGGCCGTCAGGAGTGGGGCCCGCAGGCGGACGTGCTCGAGCGCCTCGAGCAGGTCCAGCAGGGCGCGGACGCCATCGCCACCGCGCGCGCCATCGCGGCGCTGGCCGAAGAGAAGCTGGAGGACCCGGTGCGGGCCGAGGCCGCGCTCAGGCGCGCGTTCGAGCTCGACGGTGGCACGGCGGAGTCGCGAGACGCCCTCAAGGCGCACTACGAGAAGCACGGGCAGGCCGACAAGCTCGCCATGATGCTCACGATGGACGAGGCCGAGACCGAGGACCCGAAGGAGAAGGTCGCGCTCCTCAAGCGCATCGCCGATCTCTACTCCGGCCCGCTGTCCGACCCGGGCTCGGCCGCGCAGTACCTCGAGCGGGCGTCTCAGCTCGATCCCGAGGACCGCGACGTGCTGTTGCCGCTCTGCGATCTCTACATCGCCGCGGGGCGCCAGACCGACGCCATCCCGGTGCTGGAGCAGATCGTCGCCAGCTACGGCAGCCGCCGCAACAAGGAGGTCGCCGTCTACCATCACCGCCTCGGCCGCGCGAAGGAGTCGATGGGCGACCTCGAGGGGGCGATGGAGTCCTACGACGCCGCCTTCAAGATCGACCTGACGAACGTGGTCGTGCTCACCGACCTCGGGCGGCTCTGCCTGACCCGGGGCGACCTCGACCGGGCGCAGAAGACCTTTCGCGCGTTGCTCCTGCAGAAGCTGCAGCCCGAGGACGGGATCACCAAGGCTGACGTCTACTTCTACCTGGGCGACATCTCCGCCAAGCAGGGCGACGAGCGCAAGGCCATCAGCATGCTCGAGCGCGCGCTCGCGGAGAACAAGGAGCACGAGGAGGCCACCGCGCTGCTCGCGCAGCTCAAGGGCTGA